AGGAGGGCCAGAAGGAGGTAGTGCCCCGGCTTCAGGCTCATGCCCCTAGTGTAGGGAAAGGGCCTAGGGGCTTCCCCTGGGCCCGGCCCTCCCCGCTCTAAAGGAGCTTCAGGAGCTCCCTTTTGATCTCCTTGGCGGAGAGGCCCTCTAGCTTGAGCCCCTTGGCCCTTTCCAGAAGCTCGTAGACCTTGGGGATGTGGCTTGCCGCCACCCGGAAGGTGATCTCCTGGCCCGCCACCCTCACCCGTACCTTCTGCAGGTTGGGGTGCTGCCGGCGCTTGGAGATGCCCGTGGTCTTCCGGCCCACGCCCCCTTCCCGCTTGGCCTTGCCCCGCCTCTCGATGCTGTTGGCCACGATGGGCCGCTTTCCGCTCAACTCGCACACCTTGGACATGCCACCCTCCCGTGCCCGAAGGCAAACCCTAAGGAGTATAGCACAGGGTAGACTCTTGGAGATGCCCACGGTGCTCATCCCCCTCCTAATCACCTTGGATCAAATCCTAAAACTTTGGGCTCTGGAGAACCTCTCTCCCGTCCCCAGGCCCTTTTTGGGGGACCTCCTCTACCTCACCTTGGTCAAGAACACGGGGGCGGGGTTCGGCCTCCTTCAGGGCCAGGCCACCCTTCTCGGCTGGCTCAGCCTCCTGGTGGGGGGCTTCCTCCTCTACCTCCTCGCTCGCCGCCGCTACCCCCGGGCTTGGACCCTGGGCCTCTCCCTGGTGGCGGCGGGGGCCTTGGGCAACGGGATTGACCGCCTGGGCCGGGGCTGGGTGGTGGACTACCTGGACCTGGGGACCCCGATCCCCCTCATCGCCAACTTCCCCGTCTTCAACCTGGCGGACGTGTGCGTGACCCTGGGGGCGGCCCTCCTCCTTCTCTCCCCCAGGCGAAGGCGCTACTGAAGGGCCAGGGCGAAGCGCTCCAGGGCCTTTTGGAGGTTCTCCTCGCCCGTGGCGTAGGAGAGGCGCACCTGGCCGTAGGCGGCGAAGTCCGTGCCCGGGACCACCGCTACCCCGGCCGTAAGGAGCCTCTCCGCCGCCTGCACCTCGTCGGGGGCGAAGGGGGAGGTGTCCATGAGGACGTAGAAGGCCCCGCTGGGGCGCACCGCCTTTAGGCCCAGCCGGGAAAGCCCCTCTAGGAGGAGGTCCCGCCTCCTGCGGTAGGCCTCCTTGGCCCTGGCGATGAAGGCCCTCGAGGCCTCCAGGTTGGTCAGGGCCTCGAGGGTGGCCCACTGGGCGATGGTGTCGGGGCTGGTGGTGGACTGGCTGGAGACGTCGGCCATGGCCTTAACCACCGCCTTGGGGCCACAGGCGTAGCCGATGCGCCAGCCCGTCATGGCGAAGGCCTTGGCCGCCCCGTTCACGGTGATGGTGTGCTCCGGGGCCAGGGTTCCAGGGGAGAAGTGGGCCCCTTCGTAGATCAGGTGCTCGTAGATCTCGTCGCTGACCAGGTAGAAGTCGTGCTCCACGGCCAGTTCCGCCAGGGCCCTAAGCACCTCCTCGGGGTAGACGGCCCCCGTGGGGTTGTTGGGGGAGTTTACTACCAGGGCCCTGGTCCTCCGCGTGATGGCCCGGCGTACCCGGTTGGGGTCGGGGACGAAACCCTCCTCGGGCAGGGTGGGGACCTCCACGGGCACCCCCCCGGCAAAGCGCACCATCTCCGGGTAGCTCACCCAGTAGGGGGAAAGGACGATGACCTCGTCCCCCGGGTCCAGGATGGCCTGGAAGAGGTTGAAGAGGGCCTGTTTCCCCCCCACGGTGACGAGGGTCTCCTCGGGGGTCACTCCTAGGCCATTCTCCCGGCGGAACTTCTCCGCCAGGGCCTCCCTTAGCTCGGGGATGCCGGCGGGGGGGGCGTACTTGGTCTTGCCCTGGGCCAGGGCCCGCCTCGCCGCCTCCTTGACGTGCTCGGGGGTGTCCAAGTCGGGCTCCCCGGCGGTGAGGGCCACCAGGTCCACCCCCTTTCGCCTAAGCTCCAGGGCCCGGGCGTTCACCGCCACCGTGGCCGAGGGCTTCATGGACTTCACCCTTTGGGCGAGGCCGCGCATGGCATGAGTATACGCCAGGAGGCAAAATGATCCCGTAGACCCGGCGC
The genomic region above belongs to Thermus sediminis and contains:
- the rpmB gene encoding 50S ribosomal protein L28, which codes for MSKVCELSGKRPIVANSIERRGKAKREGGVGRKTTGISKRRQHPNLQKVRVRVAGQEITFRVAASHIPKVYELLERAKGLKLEGLSAKEIKRELLKLL
- the lspA gene encoding signal peptidase II, whose amino-acid sequence is MPTVLIPLLITLDQILKLWALENLSPVPRPFLGDLLYLTLVKNTGAGFGLLQGQATLLGWLSLLVGGFLLYLLARRRYPRAWTLGLSLVAAGALGNGIDRLGRGWVVDYLDLGTPIPLIANFPVFNLADVCVTLGAALLLLSPRRRRY
- the aspC gene encoding aspartate/prephenate aminotransferase, yielding MRGLAQRVKSMKPSATVAVNARALELRRKGVDLVALTAGEPDLDTPEHVKEAARRALAQGKTKYAPPAGIPELREALAEKFRRENGLGVTPEETLVTVGGKQALFNLFQAILDPGDEVIVLSPYWVSYPEMVRFAGGVPVEVPTLPEEGFVPDPNRVRRAITRRTRALVVNSPNNPTGAVYPEEVLRALAELAVEHDFYLVSDEIYEHLIYEGAHFSPGTLAPEHTITVNGAAKAFAMTGWRIGYACGPKAVVKAMADVSSQSTTSPDTIAQWATLEALTNLEASRAFIARAKEAYRRRRDLLLEGLSRLGLKAVRPSGAFYVLMDTSPFAPDEVQAAERLLTAGVAVVPGTDFAAYGQVRLSYATGEENLQKALERFALALQ